In a genomic window of Candidatus Krumholzibacteriota bacterium:
- a CDS encoding dihydroorotase translates to MISWKDKKEFWIAGARIADPAAKKIRSGCLLVRKGAIAEIAWQKEVDTDLPVLDAAGMLLAPGFVDVHAHLREPGHEEKETVATGTAAAAAGGYTAVCCMANTDPVVDDPSVVEYIRCRAAEADNCRVYPIAALTKGLGGEVISEYRLLRDAGAVALSDDGRWVENSRTMRTALEYAGMFDLPVVSHCEDHRLTANAQMHEGFQSTRLGLKGWPAAAEEIAVDRDVRLAELTGSRLHLAHLSTAGSVKILKAAKRAGVRVTAEVTPHHLTMDDSMLETYDRNLKVNPPLRGGTDIAALRAALRDGTIDCIATDHAPHTEIDKQVEFNYAPPGMIGLQTAFALLHTELVLTGELELVDLVRLLTLGPAETLGLPGGRLQAGDPADLVLIDTDEEWVFEKEAILSLSRNTPLVGRRFTGRVQGIFLEGNWRSVILDG, encoded by the coding sequence ATGATCAGCTGGAAAGACAAGAAGGAATTCTGGATCGCGGGAGCGCGGATCGCCGACCCCGCCGCGAAGAAGATCAGGTCCGGCTGCCTGCTCGTCCGCAAGGGCGCGATCGCCGAGATCGCCTGGCAGAAGGAGGTCGACACCGACCTGCCCGTGCTGGACGCCGCGGGGATGCTGCTCGCGCCGGGCTTCGTCGACGTCCACGCCCACCTGCGCGAGCCGGGGCACGAGGAGAAGGAGACGGTCGCCACCGGCACGGCGGCCGCGGCCGCCGGCGGCTACACGGCCGTCTGCTGCATGGCCAACACCGACCCGGTCGTCGACGACCCGAGCGTCGTCGAGTACATCCGTTGCCGCGCCGCCGAGGCGGACAACTGCCGCGTCTACCCGATCGCCGCCCTCACGAAGGGGCTCGGCGGGGAGGTCATCTCCGAGTACCGCCTGCTCAGGGACGCCGGGGCGGTCGCCCTCAGCGACGACGGCAGGTGGGTGGAGAACAGCCGCACGATGCGCACGGCGCTCGAGTACGCCGGGATGTTCGACCTGCCCGTCGTCTCGCACTGCGAGGATCACCGCCTCACGGCGAACGCGCAGATGCACGAGGGGTTCCAGTCGACGCGGCTGGGGCTCAAGGGGTGGCCGGCCGCCGCCGAGGAGATCGCCGTCGACCGCGACGTCCGCCTCGCCGAGCTCACTGGCTCCCGCCTCCACCTCGCCCACCTCTCGACGGCCGGCTCCGTCAAGATCCTCAAGGCCGCGAAGCGCGCGGGGGTCCGGGTCACGGCCGAGGTCACGCCGCACCATCTCACGATGGACGATTCGATGCTGGAGACCTACGACCGCAACCTCAAGGTCAACCCGCCCCTGCGCGGAGGGACGGACATCGCCGCCCTGCGAGCGGCCTTGCGGGACGGGACGATCGACTGCATCGCCACCGACCACGCCCCGCACACGGAGATCGACAAGCAGGTGGAGTTCAACTACGCACCGCCGGGGATGATCGGCCTGCAGACGGCCTTCGCCCTGCTCCACACCGAGCTCGTCCTCACCGGCGAGCTCGAGCTCGTCGACCTCGTCCGTCTCCTCACCCTCGGGCCGGCCGAGACGCTCGGTTTGCCGGGCGGACGCCTCCAGGCGGGCGATCCGGCCGACCTCGTCCTCATCGACACCGACGAGGAGTGGGTTTTCGAGAAGGAGGCGATCCTGTCGCTCTCGCGCAACACGCCCCTCGTCGGGCGGCGTTTTACCGGGCGCGTCCAGGGCATTTTCCTTGAGGGGAACTGGCGAAGCGTTATACTTGACGGGTGA
- a CDS encoding aspartate carbamoyltransferase catalytic subunit codes for MQFKRKDLLGLEYLTAEEINLILETAGSFKEVLDRKVKKVPALRGVTVANVFYEPSTRTRMSFELAEKRLSADVINFSKATSSVAKGETLRDTVENIQAMKVDIVVMRHGSSGAHRFMSEFLDASIVNAGDGQHEHPTQALLDMLTLRQRWGTFTGKKVTIIGDIMHSRVARSNIWGLTKLGAQVTLCGPPTMMPVDIEKLGEGGVSVEYDLRKAVAEADAINILRIQLERQDARLLPSSREYFEVFGVGPEALRAAPEHCLVMHPGPMNRGVEISQEIADGDRAVILEQVTNGVAARMAVLFLIAGGKIEEDDIQ; via the coding sequence GTGCAGTTCAAACGCAAGGACCTGCTGGGGCTGGAATACCTGACCGCGGAGGAGATCAATCTCATCCTCGAGACGGCCGGTTCCTTCAAGGAAGTACTGGACCGGAAGGTCAAGAAGGTGCCCGCCCTCAGGGGGGTCACCGTGGCGAACGTCTTCTACGAGCCGAGCACCAGGACCCGGATGAGCTTCGAGCTCGCCGAGAAGCGCCTCAGCGCCGACGTGATCAACTTCTCGAAGGCGACCTCCTCGGTGGCGAAGGGGGAGACCCTCCGCGACACCGTCGAGAACATCCAGGCGATGAAGGTGGACATCGTGGTCATGCGGCACGGCTCCTCGGGGGCGCACAGGTTCATGTCGGAGTTCCTCGACGCCTCGATCGTGAACGCCGGCGACGGCCAGCACGAGCATCCCACGCAGGCGCTCCTCGACATGCTGACCCTGCGCCAGCGCTGGGGGACCTTCACCGGCAAGAAGGTGACGATCATCGGCGACATCATGCACAGCCGCGTCGCCCGCTCGAACATCTGGGGGCTCACGAAGCTCGGCGCGCAGGTGACCCTCTGCGGCCCGCCGACGATGATGCCCGTCGATATCGAGAAGCTCGGCGAGGGGGGCGTCTCGGTCGAGTACGACCTCCGCAAGGCGGTGGCCGAGGCCGACGCCATCAACATCCTGCGGATCCAGCTCGAGCGCCAGGACGCCAGGCTCCTGCCGAGCTCGCGCGAGTATTTCGAGGTCTTCGGGGTCGGGCCCGAGGCGCTGCGCGCCGCGCCGGAGCACTGCCTCGTGATGCACCCGGGGCCGATGAACCGCGGCGTCGAGATCAGCCAGGAGATCGCCGACGGCGACCGCGCCGTCATCCTGGAGCAGGTCACCAACGGCGTGGCAGCGCGGATGGCCGTGCTGTTCCTCATCGCCGGCGGCAAGATCGAGGAAGACGACATCCAGTAA
- the pyrR gene encoding bifunctional pyr operon transcriptional regulator/uracil phosphoribosyltransferase PyrR: protein MLRKAVVMDEMQIRRTIMRIAHEIVERNRGVDGLIVVGIRKRGVPLAERIAAAIREFEGTDLPVGALDITLYRDDLQMIDRNPVVGHTEIGVDLDGRTVVLVDDVLFTGRTVRAALTELIDFGRPEAIQLAVLVDRGHREFPIRADFVGKNVPTSQNETVEVLLYDTDGEEQVVLSDVILDEPGDERGIEFDGEPAPDETGPARKAAKKPAGRAAAKRKAAPKKAAAKRTPAKKAAKAKPSTAKKRPKTKTKAKARTKSRTKTKSRTKTDRKAAAPKRAPRKSKG from the coding sequence ATCCTTCGCAAAGCGGTGGTGATGGACGAGATGCAGATCCGTCGCACCATCATGCGCATCGCCCACGAGATCGTCGAGCGCAACCGGGGGGTCGACGGCCTGATCGTCGTCGGCATCCGCAAGCGCGGCGTGCCGCTCGCAGAGCGGATCGCCGCGGCGATCCGCGAGTTCGAGGGCACCGACCTGCCCGTCGGCGCGCTCGACATCACCCTCTACAGAGACGACCTGCAGATGATCGACCGGAACCCCGTCGTCGGCCACACCGAGATCGGCGTCGATCTCGACGGCCGGACGGTCGTCCTCGTCGACGACGTCCTCTTCACCGGCCGCACCGTCCGCGCGGCCCTCACCGAGCTCATCGACTTCGGCCGCCCCGAGGCGATCCAGCTCGCCGTCCTCGTCGACCGGGGGCACCGCGAGTTCCCGATCCGTGCGGACTTCGTCGGGAAGAACGTGCCCACCTCGCAGAACGAGACGGTCGAGGTCCTCCTCTACGACACCGACGGCGAGGAGCAGGTCGTCCTGAGCGACGTGATCCTCGACGAGCCCGGCGACGAGCGGGGAATCGAGTTCGACGGCGAGCCGGCGCCGGACGAGACCGGCCCGGCGCGGAAGGCCGCGAAGAAGCCGGCGGGCAGGGCGGCCGCGAAGCGGAAGGCCGCCCCGAAGAAGGCCGCGGCGAAGCGGACGCCGGCGAAGAAGGCGGCGAAGGCGAAGCCGTCGACCGCGAAGAAGCGGCCGAAGACGAAGACGAAGGCCAAGGCCAGGACGAAATCGAGGACGAAAACGAAGTCCAGGACGAAAACGGACCGCAAGGCCGCGGCGCCGAAGCGTGCGCCGCGCAAGTCGAAGGGATAG